ACTGATGCCGGCGAAAGAGGCCTCGAATTTCTGACCGTCGTCGGGGCGGGAGCCGCCGTTGGCAATGGGATAAGTGATGCCGGCTGCTTTCATCTTTTCGGCAAGAGCATTGAAGTCAGCCCAGGTGACCGGCGGCTTGTCGGCCTTGGCCTTGTCCATCGCGCGTTTGGAGAGAAACAGCATGTTGGTGCTGTAGATCTGCAACGGCAGCGCAATCCACTTGCCCGCAGGCTTGTGCAATTTTGCGAGGTCTGGCGCGACGACCTTCTCGTAGCCGGCGGCTGCGACCACGGCGTCAAGATCGACGGTCGGCGCAATCTTCGACCAGGCCGCAATCTCGGGGCCCTTGAGCTGGGAGCAGGCCGGCGGATCGCCGGCGATGATCTGGGCGCGCAGCTTGTTCATCATTTCGGTGGTGAAGCCGGGAACGGGCGAGTGCTGCCAGATGCCGCCTTTCTCCTCAAATTTCTTGCCGAGCGCCGTGATGGCAGCTCCATCGCTTCCTGCGGACCATTGCGAGATTGCGGTTAGGCGCGGCTTGACCGCGCCTTGCGCGCGGGCAAAGGCCGGCAGCGCGAGCGCGGCAGTAGATCCAGCGAGCAGACGACGCCTTGTTGTTGTGATCGGCATGGCAAGTTCCTCCCGGTGTGAACTGTTTTGCGTGAGAGCCGCGCAGGCTATTTCAGGCGGCCTCCGTCGATGCGGCCGGCATGCCGCCGCTTCTGGTCAGGCAGAGCGCGGCGAAGGCGAGTGCGGCCTGCGGATCGTTGCCGTTCGAGGGCGGCACGAAGGCGAGCGACACCTGCGCCAGTTTCCGGCCGCCGAGCAGGCAGGAGTCGATCCCGTCGATAACGGCCTGGCGATCGTCCTCGGCGAGCAGCGATGGCCAGCCGCTGACGACAACGCCGCGGCATGGCTTGACGTTCAATGTGTTGCCGATGGCGAGGCCAAGCCTGAAGAGCCGCTGGCGCAATTCCTGGCGTACCCGCGCTGTGAGGGGGATCGTGGTCACCCATTCACTGCCGAGTTGGAGCAATTCTGCTTCGGTGACGCGCAGAAGCTCGGCCAGCGCCGGCAGCGACGTATAGGCTTCGACGCAGCCGTGATGTCCGCAGCGGCAACGCGGGCCGTCAGTGCCGAATACCATGTGGCCGAGCTCGACCGGGTCGAGCGCGTCGTCCTCGATCGGATCGTCCATCCAGGCGCCAGCGACGCCCTGGCCGACGAAGACGAACAGATGCGCATCGCTGAATGGGTAGTTTTCCGTGCGGCAACGATGAAAGGCGGCGTGCGCCACTACCGAATTGGTGAAGGCAACAGGCACGCCCGCGAACAATTCGCCGAACATGTTGCCGATACGTCCGACATCACAGGGAATGATGGGGTTGC
This portion of the Bradyrhizobium diazoefficiens genome encodes:
- a CDS encoding ROK family transcriptional regulator; this translates as MEMPEQPRSRRQTRAAILTHLLQSGGSFRPPLARAVRLSEASLSRILFDLKAEGLIEEMRRPAPYVGGPTGLVSLDRTVTLAALELTERWLSVGVGRLSGELHYTERVPLPKKPTVESVGRVFREALALLRDWTRRRRIRLAQVGVTVPGLGRLSEFGNPIIPCDVGRIGNMFGELFAGVPVAFTNSVVAHAAFHRCRTENYPFSDAHLFVFVGQGVAGAWMDDPIEDDALDPVELGHMVFGTDGPRCRCGHHGCVEAYTSLPALAELLRVTEAELLQLGSEWVTTIPLTARVRQELRQRLFRLGLAIGNTLNVKPCRGVVVSGWPSLLAEDDRQAVIDGIDSCLLGGRKLAQVSLAFVPPSNGNDPQAALAFAALCLTRSGGMPAASTEAA